CGCCTTCGCCAGCAGCGACGACGCGGGCGCGGGCGGCGCCGCGGAGGCGACCCCCGCCAAGCGCCTGCCGCCGGGCGCCTCACAGCACGCGACGGCGGGCCCCTACTCCCCCGTCCTCGAGGTGGACCCCGGCCGCCTGGTCGTGATCTCGGGCCAGGCCGCCCTCGCAGCCGACGGCTCCGTCGTGGGCGACGACGTGCCCAGCCAGGCGCGCGCGACGCTGGCCAACTGCGCCGCGGCCCTGGCGTCGGCCGGCTGCGGCCTCGCCGACGTCTTCAAGGTCAACGTCTACCTGACCGACCTGCGCCACTGGCAGGCCTTCAACGACGTCTACGCCGCGGTGATGCCGGAGCCCAGGCCGGTGCGGACCGCGGTGCAGGCGGGTCTCCTGCCCGGCCTGCTCGTCGAGGTCGAGATGTGGGCCGTCAGGCCACCACGACCCAGCCGTAGCCGGCGGGGTCGAGGTACGCCCACCTGAGGTAGCAGCGCCGGTAGCCGCGGGCGCCGCTCCACACCAGCTGGCGCGTGCGGTACCAGCTGCCGTCGTTGTCGGACAGCGACAGGTCGGCCCTGAACACGTCGCCGGGGCGCAGCGGGCGCACGCCGAGGCTGGAGTACGGGAAGTAGGCCTCGAGGCGGTAGCCGCCCAGCTCCCCCACGGGCGCGGCCGTGGCCACCACGCCGTCGACGGTGAACCAGTCCGCCGCCAGGTCGCGGTTCGCCAGCTCGCGGCTGCCGGCTATGGCCTCTACCCTCACGCCGCGCCTGTCGGCGTCGGGGGCCAGCACGTAGCCCGCGACCCCCGGCGCGAACGTCGAGTCCTGCCTGGACGGCGGCCGGAAGTCGAAGTAGACCTGCAGCGAGTCGTTCTCGTAGAGGTCCTCGGCGTTCGCGTCGCTGACGTGCACGTCGTCGGTGACGAGGCAGCGCAGCCGCAGACCGCGCTCGTCCCAGGTGAGCGTCGCCACGGCCGAGGCGTCCTCAGGACCGCCCCACGGCGTCTCGGCCCAGTAGGCCTGCTCGGCCCTGTCGAGGCGCAGCCCGGCGCCGCAGGGGACGCCGGCGGCGCCGGGCTCGGCCATCCCGGCCGCGAGAGCCTCGCCCTCGCGCAGCGCCCACGCCAACGGGAACCGCCAGGCGCTCACGCCCCTGAAGCCCCCGCGGCTCACGACCGCGGCCACGTGGTAGTCGCCGGCGCCCCCCTCCGCCAGGCGGCCGGTGTTGTCGCCCGGCTCGGCGACGGGTCCGGCTGGGATCTCGACGCCGACGCGCGCCAGGCGCTCCGGCGGCTCGGGCGGGGTCGCCGGCCGCGGCGCGAGCGGCAGCCCGATGTCGACCTCCGCCTCGCCGTGGGGTTCGAGCCCCAGCACGAACGTGCGGGGCGCCGGCGACAGCCACGGCGCGATCACCTCGCCCCACACCCGCCCGGCGCTGCCGGCCTGGTCCCTGAGGGCGAGGCGGAGCCGCGGCGAGCCCTCCGCGGCGACGACGCCCCACGCGACGCTCACCGGTCTCACGACGGTGACGGGGAGGGCGTGTCGCCCGCCCCCCACGAGCACCCCGACCTCGGCCTCGCGGCCAGCGTCGCCGGGGACGCCCGCGTCCGCGTCGCCCGGGACGCGCACCGCGGCCGTCCAGGTCTCCACCACCCCGTCGCCCCCCGCGCGGGCGAGGCCCTCGAGCGCCCAGCCGCGCGGGAGCTCGAGGCGCGGGCCCGGGTCGTCGGCCGGGGCGGCCGCGTCCGGGTCTCCTCGACCCTTGACGCTCGTGCCCTGACCCCCGCGCGTCCCATCGCCGGCGCCGTAGCGCGCGACGACGAACCTCAGCTCGGTCACTGCACCCGCCGCGACCCTGGCGCCGCCCGGCGCAGCCCAGCGTGAGGCGCCGACAGCGTGCTGCTCGGCAGCGTCGACCGCGTGCTCCTCGGCGGCCCAGACCGCCACCCCCGGCGCCTGCTCCAGCACCAGGACGCCCGCCTCCGCCCGCCACGTCGCCCCCGGCGGCAGGCCCACGACCTCCCCTGTGTTCGGCAGGCCGGGGCCCGCCAGCACGACGCGGCCGAACCCGGGGTCGAGGTCGACGGCGAGGCGACCCTCCTCCCAGGCGAGCCCAGCGCGCTCGAGCCGGCGGTCGCACGCGGCGCGCACGACGGCGCCGCGTCCGTCCGCGACCGCCACCTCCCTGCGGCCGAACCAGGCCAGGCCGGCCAGGCGCCCGGCGCGCAGGCGCGCCACGCCCAGCCCGGGACCGTCGTCGAGCACGAGGGCGTAGCGGTCCTCCCCGACCGCGAGCGCCTCGCCGTCGAGGCGCGCCGTCGACGCGGCGTCTCCCCACACCCAGGCCGAGGCGAACCTGGCCCGCGCGCCGCACCGCCGGCTGATCACGGTCGTGAACGGGCGGTCCTCACGCAGGGGGATGCCGAGGGCCCGTCCGCGGAACACGCGCTCTGGCGCCGCCTGCAGCAGCCGGAGCGAGCGACCCTCGTCCGCGAACCTGACGTCGAGGACGGCGCCGGCTCCGGCCCGGTCCGGCCCGGTCGCGCGTCCGCCGCCCGGCGCCTCGCCGGCGCCGAGCCCTTCTCGCCCTCCCGGGCCGATGACCTCGGCCGTAGCGTCGAGGAACTGATGACCGCCGCGCGCCGCCAGCGGAGCGCCCAAGGGGCGGGCCTCCGCCTCCCCCGCGCCCTCGGCACCGAGCGAGAACCGGACCTCGCCCCTCACGTTGCACGTCCAGTCGATCGTCGGCTCCGCCGCGTCGCCGGGCACCTCGCCTCCCGGGACGCCGGCCCGTCCGCCTGAGCCCCCGCCTCCCGCGCTCTCCCGCCCGCCGACCTCCCTGCCCGCCGCGTCGGCGAGGCCGCCCGCTTCGACCTCGCAGACGTCGAGCAGGAAGCCGTCGCCGAGGCACAGGCTGCGGCGCATCGTCGTGCCGGGGTACGCGCCCGCCACGCGCGCCTGGGCCGCCGCGAACGACGCCGTCTCGCCGAACGCCGTCAGCTCGCCGCTGGCCTGGTCCTGGTTGCTCGCGTCGACCATGACGGCGTTGTGGGCCAGGGTGGAGCGGTACCAGGCGAGCTCCTTGACGTGGTACCAGCCGGTGCCGGGGTCGAGCAGCCACTGGACGCCGTCCGCGTAGAGGTTCAGGTGCAGGCGGTCGGGGTGTCCGTGGCCGCCGCCGTAGCGGCCGTACTCGAGGCTCGCGCAGGTGCGCCCGCCGTCGCGGCGGAGGACCGCAAGGCCGGTCCCCGGCATGCGCTCGCTGGAGGTCGGGCGCAGGTCCTCCTCCGGCACGTCTGGCAGGACGGGCTCGAGGTTCAGGAACGTGCGCCAGGAGAGGTCCGTGCGGGGCTCGCCGGCCGCGTAGGCGCGGGCGAGCAGCCCGCCGTAGCGCTCGTCGCCGTAGCGGGCGTAGCCGAGCTCGTAGACGGCCTTGTGGTAGCCGACGCCCCGCCCGAACCACGAGTCCTTCCGCGACGGGAACGTCAGGTCGGGCAGCATCACCTTCAGCGGGCCGTCGAACATCGGGCGCAGCGAGCCGTAGCCCGACGACCCGGCGTAGAGGTCGATGCCCCGGCGGAGCGCCATCTCCGCCAGGTCCAGCGAGTGGTCGAGCGTCGCGAAGTGGTAGGTCTCGCCCTCGTACCAGATGCCGTCCTCCAGCAGCGACTCGCGCATGTGGAACGCGAAGCCGTGCGGGCCCTCCAGGACGTGGCCGAGCATGGCGTCGTCCCGGTAGAGCAGCGCGACGGCGCCCACGCCGGCGTTGTCGAACGCCTGGCGGTTGCTCGCGCCCTCGTCGAAGCTCATGACGGTGGCCGCCGACTCGTAGAGGAGGCCCTCGACGCCGGCGTGGTCGGCCTCGCCGTAGGCCGGCGAGGACCGCGTGAGGTCGTAGGCGGCGACGATGTCCACGAGCCAGAACGCCTCGAGGTAGGTGCTCTGGAACAGCCGCGTCGGTCCCAGGAGGTCGTTCGCCAGCGGGTAGTCGTGGTACCGCGCGACGAAGTGGGTGAGGGCGTCGCGCACCAGTCGCGCGTGCCTCTCGTCGCGCTCGAGCCGGTAGAGGATGCCGGCCTCGACGAGACGCTTCGCTAGCCAGTCCTGGAACTGCCTGACCCAGGCCAGGTCGAACGCGGTGCCCTGCCAGTCCTTCCCGCAGAGCGGGCAGACGTGGCGGCGCGGCGCGTAGGGGTCGAAGACGAGCGGCGCGCGGTCGTCGGGGCAGGCCTCGTGGAACGCCATTCCCTTCGCGACCGGGATCTCGGGGGCGCGGGCGATGAGCTCCTCGACGCGGCGCCTGTAGGTCTCGAGGACCTCGCGGTACCAGGCGTGCTCCTCGAGCTGGCGCCTGACCCGCGCCTCGTCGGCCTCCGACATGACGACGCTGTCGACGCGCGCCCGGCTGGTCGCCTCCGTGCTCACGCCGCCTCCGCCTCGACGCCGCGCAGCTCGAGCTCGCCCGCGAAGTGGCAGGCGGCGCGCCGACCCGGCTCGACCTCGCGCAGCGGCGGCACGTCGGTGCGGCAGACGTCCCTGGCGTACGCGCAGCGCGGGTGGAAGGGGCAGCCCGGCGGCGGGTCGGCCGGGTCCGCCACCTCGCCCGGCAGGCGGATGCGCCCCTCCCGGCCGCGCAGCCGCGGGTCGGGCTTGGGCACGGCCGAGAGGAGGGCCTCGGTGTAGGGGTGCAGCGGTCGGCGGTACAGCTCCGCCGTCGGGCCGGACTCCACGAGCTTGCCCACGTACATCACGGCGACCTCGTCGCTGAGGTGCTCGACGACGCTCAGGTCGTGCGAGACGAAGACGTAAGTGAGGCCGAGCTCGCGCTGCAGCCGTTTGAGCAGGTTGAGGATCTGCGCCTGGACCGAGACGTCGAGGGCCGAGACCGCCTCGTCGGCGATCACCAGCCGCGGCGACGTGGCCAGGGCGCGGGCGATCCCGATGCGCTGCCTCTCGCCGCCGCTGAAGGCGTGCGGGTAGCGGTGCATCGTCTCCGGCCGCAGGCCCACCTGGGCGAGCAGGTCCCCCACGACCCCGTCGATGTCGCGCTCCCGCACCAGGCGGTTCACCTTCAGCGGCTCCGCGACGATGTCGCGCACGGGGAAGCGCGGGTTGAGCGACGAGTGGGGGTCCTGGAAGACCATGCGGATCTGCTGGCGGTAGGGGCGCAGCTCGGCGGGCGCGAGACGCGCCAGGTCGACCTGCGCGCCCTCCGGCGTGCGGTAGAGGACCTCGCCGGCGGTGGGCTCGTAGACGCGCAGCAGGGCGCGCCCCAGCGTGGTCTTGCCGCAGCCGGACTCACCCACGAGCCCCAGGGTCGTGCCCTCGCGCACGTCGAAGCTCACGCCGTCGACGGCCTTGACGTACCCCACGGTGCGGCCGAAGACGCCCCGCGTGATCGGGAAGTGGACCTCGAGGCCCCTGACGCGCAGCAGCGGGGTTTCTGCGCCGGGCGGCGTGGAGCGAGGGCCGGCGGACGTCACGCCTCCCCCCGCGCGGGCTCGCCGGCCCGCCCCGCCGGCCCCTCCGCCGCGCCGTCGCGGCGCGACGCGCCGGTACCCGCTCCGGCGCCGGGCGCGGAAGCGCCCTCGGGGGCGCCGCCGTAGAGCAGGCACCGCACCTCGCGCCCGTCCGCCGTCGTCACCGGCGGCGGCTCGACGCGGTCGCACAGCCCGGGCATGAACGAGTCGCAACGCGGGTGGAACGGGCAGCCGCCTGGCCGCCTGAACGGGTGCGGCACCGAGCCCCCTATCGACGCCAGGTCCGCGTCCCTCGCGCCCGTGCCGAGCCGGGGGATCGAGCCGAGGAGGGCGCGGGTGTAGGGGTGCTTGGGGTCGTGGAACGTCTCGTCGACGGGGCCCCGCTCGACGACGCGGCCGAGGTACATGACGACGACCTCGTCGGCCATCTCGGCCACGACGCCGAGGTCGTGGGTGATGAACAGCACCGCCATGCCCAGCTCTTCCTGCAGCTCGCGGATCAGGTCGAGGATGTTCGCCTGCGTGGTCACGTCGAGCGCCGTCGTGGGCTCGTCGGCGATGAGCAGGCGCGGCCGGCAGCTCAGCGCCATCGCGATCATCGCGCGCTGCCTCATGCCGCCCGAGAGCTGGAACGTGTACGAGTCCATGATGCGCTCGGGCCGCGGCATGCCCACCATCGCCAGCGACTCGACGGCGCGGCGCCTGGCCTCGGCGGGCCTGAGCGGGAGGTGCAGCCTCAACGCCTCTACGATCTGGTTCCCGACCGTGTGGACCGGGCTCAGCGAGGTCATGGGCTCCTGGAAGACCATCGCGATCTCGCGCCCGCGGATGCTCCTGATCTCCCTGCCCTTCGGGTCCATGGCCGCGAGGTCGACGACGGCGCCGTCGTCGCGCCGGAAGAGGACCTCCCCGGCGACGACCTTGCCGGGCGGCGGGACGGTCTGCATGATCGAGCGGGCGGTAAGCGACTTGCCGCAGCCCGACTCGCCCACGACGCACACCGTCTTCCCCGCCGGGACCGTGAAGTCGACGCCGTCCACCGCGCGCACGACGCCCTCGGGGGTGAAGACGTGCGTCCTGAGGCCGCTGACCTCGAGGATCGCGCCGCCCGGCATGGTCGGGACGCTCACGTGCCGTACGGGTCGGCCGCGTCGCGCAGGCCGTCCCCGAGGAAGTTGAGCGCGAGCACGGCGACGACGACGGCGACGCCGGGCCAGAACAGCCACGGCGCGGTCGCCACGGAGCGGACGTTCTGCGCCTCCTGGAGCTGCACGCCCCAGCTCACCACCGGCGAGCGGAGGCCGATGCCGAGGAAGCTCAGCGAGGTCTCGGCCAGGATCATGGCGGGGATCGCCAGGGTCACCGAGGCGATGATGTGGCTGGTGAACGAGGGCATCATGTGCCGCAGGATGATGCGACCCTCGCTGACGCCGTCGAGGCGGGCGGCGGTGACGAAGTCTTCGGTCTTAAGGGCGAAGAAGCGGCCCCTGACCTCGCGGGCGAGCCCCGTCCAGCCGATCAGCGAGAGCAGGAGCGTGATCACGAAGTAGACGCGCAGCGGCGGCCAATCCAGCGGGATGGCGGCCGCCAGTCCCATCCACAGCGGGATCGTGGGGATCGACCTGAGGAACTCGATGACGCGCTGGATGACGGTGTCGGCGGCGCCGCCGAAGTAGCCGGAGACGCCGCCCAGCACCATCCCGAGGAGCAGGCTGAGCGCCACGCCGACGAGGCCTATCGACATGGAGACGCGCGCCCCGTGGATCGTGCGGCTCAGCACGTCGCGGCCCAGCCTGTCGGCGCCCAGCAGGTACATGGGCTGCGAGGGGTCGACGGGGCCGATGAGGTGCCTGTCCCAGGGGATCAGGCCGAAGAGCTCGTACGGCTCGCCGCGGGCGAAGAGCCTCACCGGCACGACCTGGTCGGGGTCGACGACGAACGTGCGCCGGAACGCCTCGCGGTCGATCTGCACGTCGTACCCGTAGACGTAGAGCCCGGCCGGCTTCCCCTCCTCCGCCCTGAGCCGGAGGTGGAGCGTCTGCGGCGGCGCGTAGGTGTAGCGCGAGTTCACCGCGGTCGGGGGCCACGGGGCCAGGAACTCGGCGAGGAGGGCCACGAGGTAGATGGCCGCCGTGACGATGGCGCCGGCGACCGCGAGCTTGTGCCGGCGGAACCGCCACCACACCAGACGCCAGTAGCCGGCCACCTCCAGCGGCCTGTCGCCGGCCGGGTCGGGCAGCGCGCGGGTCAGGGTCGCGTCAGCCACGTCAGCGGTACCTGATCCTCGGGTCGAGCCAGGCGAGCAGGAGGTCCGAGACGAACGTGCCGACGACAGTGAGCACGCTGAGCATCATGATGAAGCTGCCGGCGAGGTACATGTCCTGCGAGTCGAGCGCCCTCAGGAGCAGGGGGCCGGTGGTGGGCAGGCTGAGGACGATCGCCACGATCGCCTCGCCCGACACCAGGCTGGGCAGCACCCAGCCGACCGTGCTGACGAACGGGTTGAGCGCCACCCTCACCGGGTACTTCACCAGCAGCCGACCCTCGGGCAGCCCCTTGGCGCGGGCCGTCTCCACGTAGGGCTTGTGGAGCTCGTCGAGCAGGTTCGCGCGCATGATGCGGATCAGGCTGGCCGTGCCGGACGTGCCTATCACGACCATGGGCACCCAGAGGTGCGCCAGGAGGTCCCTGACCTTCGCCAGGCTCCAGGGAGCGTCGACGAACTGCGGCGAGAACAGGCCCCCGACGCTCTGGTTGAAGAACTTGAAGGCCACGTACATGAGCACCAGGGCCAGCAGGAAGTTCGGGATCGCCAGGCCGATGAAGCCGAGGAACGTGGCCACGTAGTCGCCGATCGAGTACTTGCGCACGGCCGAGAAGACGCCGGTGGGCAGGGAGATCGCCCAGGTGAAGACGAGCGTGCTGAGGGAGAGCACGAAGGTCAGGCCGAGGCGCTGCCATATGAGCTGGCTCACGGGCCTGTTCCACTCGAACGAGTGGCCGAAGTCGCCGCGCAGCACGATGCCCGAGACCCACTTCCAGTACTGCACCCAGACGGGCTGGTCGAGCCCGTACCTCTCCCTCAGGGCGATGAGCCGCGCGCTGTCCACCTGGTCCCCCTGGGCGGCCAGGTTCGCGACGAGCGTGCTCAGGTAGTCGCCCGGCGGCAGCTGGATGATGAAGAACGACACCACCGAGATCGCGAGCAGCGTCGGGATCATGTACAGCAGCCGGCGGACGAAGTACGCGAGCATCTCTCAAGCTACCGGGGGTCGACCATGGCCGTGGGCCGGCAGGAACGGAGGCGAGCGCGACCCGGCATGCCCCTGGGTCGCGCTCGCCTCGCTGCTCAGTTCGCCGGTTCGATGAAGTACTGCTCGGGCATCGTGGGCGCGGGGTTCGGGTAGAGCCCCGCCTGCGGCATCGCCTCCGGCACGTTGTGGAAGTTGTTCTTGACGATGCCGTAGCCCGGCGGGAGCGTCCCGATGCCGATGTGGTAGAACTGCTCCTTCGCGATCTCGAGGATCTCCGTCATCAGCCTGAGCTGCTCGTCCGGGTCGGCGGTCGCCTGCACCTGGTCGTACAGCTCCATCTGCCGCTTGACGTCGGCCGGCGGCTCCTCGGCCGGCTCGGCGCCCTGGTACCAGTTCGACCAGTACGGGGCGAACTTCGAGTAGATGCTGTACGGGAAGTAGCTGTAAGGCCCCATCAGCGCGTCCATGTAGAGGCCGCCCTCGCCGCCCCAGACCATCGCGTCCTGCTCGCCGGCCTGCATGCGCTCCCACACGAGCGCGCGGTCGGCGACG
Above is a window of Trueperaceae bacterium DNA encoding:
- a CDS encoding heparinase II/III family protein, with the protein product MSTEATSRARVDSVVMSEADEARVRRQLEEHAWYREVLETYRRRVEELIARAPEIPVAKGMAFHEACPDDRAPLVFDPYAPRRHVCPLCGKDWQGTAFDLAWVRQFQDWLAKRLVEAGILYRLERDERHARLVRDALTHFVARYHDYPLANDLLGPTRLFQSTYLEAFWLVDIVAAYDLTRSSPAYGEADHAGVEGLLYESAATVMSFDEGASNRQAFDNAGVGAVALLYRDDAMLGHVLEGPHGFAFHMRESLLEDGIWYEGETYHFATLDHSLDLAEMALRRGIDLYAGSSGYGSLRPMFDGPLKVMLPDLTFPSRKDSWFGRGVGYHKAVYELGYARYGDERYGGLLARAYAAGEPRTDLSWRTFLNLEPVLPDVPEEDLRPTSSERMPGTGLAVLRRDGGRTCASLEYGRYGGGHGHPDRLHLNLYADGVQWLLDPGTGWYHVKELAWYRSTLAHNAVMVDASNQDQASGELTAFGETASFAAAQARVAGAYPGTTMRRSLCLGDGFLLDVCEVEAGGLADAAGREVGGRESAGGGGSGGRAGVPGGEVPGDAAEPTIDWTCNVRGEVRFSLGAEGAGEAEARPLGAPLAARGGHQFLDATAEVIGPGGREGLGAGEAPGGGRATGPDRAGAGAVLDVRFADEGRSLRLLQAAPERVFRGRALGIPLREDRPFTTVISRRCGARARFASAWVWGDAASTARLDGEALAVGEDRYALVLDDGPGLGVARLRAGRLAGLAWFGRREVAVADGRGAVVRAACDRRLERAGLAWEEGRLAVDLDPGFGRVVLAGPGLPNTGEVVGLPPGATWRAEAGVLVLEQAPGVAVWAAEEHAVDAAEQHAVGASRWAAPGGARVAAGAVTELRFVVARYGAGDGTRGGQGTSVKGRGDPDAAAPADDPGPRLELPRGWALEGLARAGGDGVVETWTAAVRVPGDADAGVPGDAGREAEVGVLVGGGRHALPVTVVRPVSVAWGVVAAEGSPRLRLALRDQAGSAGRVWGEVIAPWLSPAPRTFVLGLEPHGEAEVDIGLPLAPRPATPPEPPERLARVGVEIPAGPVAEPGDNTGRLAEGGAGDYHVAAVVSRGGFRGVSAWRFPLAWALREGEALAAGMAEPGAAGVPCGAGLRLDRAEQAYWAETPWGGPEDASAVATLTWDERGLRLRCLVTDDVHVSDANAEDLYENDSLQVYFDFRPPSRQDSTFAPGVAGYVLAPDADRRGVRVEAIAGSRELANRDLAADWFTVDGVVATAAPVGELGGYRLEAYFPYSSLGVRPLRPGDVFRADLSLSDNDGSWYRTRQLVWSGARGYRRCYLRWAYLDPAGYGWVVVA
- a CDS encoding oligopeptide/dipeptide ABC transporter ATP-binding protein, whose protein sequence is MTSAGPRSTPPGAETPLLRVRGLEVHFPITRGVFGRTVGYVKAVDGVSFDVREGTTLGLVGESGCGKTTLGRALLRVYEPTAGEVLYRTPEGAQVDLARLAPAELRPYRQQIRMVFQDPHSSLNPRFPVRDIVAEPLKVNRLVRERDIDGVVGDLLAQVGLRPETMHRYPHAFSGGERQRIGIARALATSPRLVIADEAVSALDVSVQAQILNLLKRLQRELGLTYVFVSHDLSVVEHLSDEVAVMYVGKLVESGPTAELYRRPLHPYTEALLSAVPKPDPRLRGREGRIRLPGEVADPADPPPGCPFHPRCAYARDVCRTDVPPLREVEPGRRAACHFAGELELRGVEAEAA
- a CDS encoding ABC transporter ATP-binding protein, with amino-acid sequence MSVPTMPGGAILEVSGLRTHVFTPEGVVRAVDGVDFTVPAGKTVCVVGESGCGKSLTARSIMQTVPPPGKVVAGEVLFRRDDGAVVDLAAMDPKGREIRSIRGREIAMVFQEPMTSLSPVHTVGNQIVEALRLHLPLRPAEARRRAVESLAMVGMPRPERIMDSYTFQLSGGMRQRAMIAMALSCRPRLLIADEPTTALDVTTQANILDLIRELQEELGMAVLFITHDLGVVAEMADEVVVMYLGRVVERGPVDETFHDPKHPYTRALLGSIPRLGTGARDADLASIGGSVPHPFRRPGGCPFHPRCDSFMPGLCDRVEPPPVTTADGREVRCLLYGGAPEGASAPGAGAGTGASRRDGAAEGPAGRAGEPARGEA
- a CDS encoding ABC transporter permease; amino-acid sequence: MADATLTRALPDPAGDRPLEVAGYWRLVWWRFRRHKLAVAGAIVTAAIYLVALLAEFLAPWPPTAVNSRYTYAPPQTLHLRLRAEEGKPAGLYVYGYDVQIDREAFRRTFVVDPDQVVPVRLFARGEPYELFGLIPWDRHLIGPVDPSQPMYLLGADRLGRDVLSRTIHGARVSMSIGLVGVALSLLLGMVLGGVSGYFGGAADTVIQRVIEFLRSIPTIPLWMGLAAAIPLDWPPLRVYFVITLLLSLIGWTGLAREVRGRFFALKTEDFVTAARLDGVSEGRIILRHMMPSFTSHIIASVTLAIPAMILAETSLSFLGIGLRSPVVSWGVQLQEAQNVRSVATAPWLFWPGVAVVVAVLALNFLGDGLRDAADPYGT
- a CDS encoding ABC transporter permease, which produces MLAYFVRRLLYMIPTLLAISVVSFFIIQLPPGDYLSTLVANLAAQGDQVDSARLIALRERYGLDQPVWVQYWKWVSGIVLRGDFGHSFEWNRPVSQLIWQRLGLTFVLSLSTLVFTWAISLPTGVFSAVRKYSIGDYVATFLGFIGLAIPNFLLALVLMYVAFKFFNQSVGGLFSPQFVDAPWSLAKVRDLLAHLWVPMVVIGTSGTASLIRIMRANLLDELHKPYVETARAKGLPEGRLLVKYPVRVALNPFVSTVGWVLPSLVSGEAIVAIVLSLPTTGPLLLRALDSQDMYLAGSFIMMLSVLTVVGTFVSDLLLAWLDPRIRYR